A genomic region of Mus musculus strain C57BL/6J chromosome 7, GRCm38.p6 C57BL/6J contains the following coding sequences:
- the Cyb5r2 gene encoding NADH-cytochrome b5 reductase 2 isoform X5, whose product MTQYLENMKIGDTILFRGPTGRLFYNEPGTLLIKANKTSEPEKKLVHHLGMIAGGTGITPMLQLIRHITKDTSDETRMSLLFANQTEEDILLRKELEEVATTHHKQFNLWYTLDRPPSDWKYSSGFVSADMIKEHLPPPGEDTLILVCGPPPLIQAAAHPSLEQLSYTKDMIFIY is encoded by the exons atgactcagtactTGGAGAACATGAAAATTGGGGATACCATCCTTTTTCGGGGGCCAACAGGGCGCCTGTTCTACAATGAGCCAG GAACCCTTTtaatcaaagcaaacaaaacaagtgAGCCTGAAAAAAAGCTGGTTCACCACCTGGGGATGATTGCTGGAGGCACAG GCATTACGCCCATGCTACAGCTGATTCGCCACATCACCAAGGACACCAGCGATGAGACCAGGATGTCCCTCCTCTTTGCTAACCAG aCAGAAGAGGATATCTTGCTGAGAAAGGAGCTAGAAGAAGTCGCCACGACTCATCACAAACAGTTCAACCTGTGGTATACCCTGGACAGGCCTCCCAGTG ACTGGAAGTACAGCTCAGGCTTTGTTAGCGCTGACATGATCAAGGAGCACCTCCCTCCTCCTGGGGAGGACACGCTCATCCTGGTGTGTGGCCCACCACCTCTGATCCAGGCGGCAGCTCACCCCAGCCTGGAGCAGCTCAGCTATACCAAGGACATGATTTTTATCTACTAA